The following are from one region of the Microbacterium sp. cx-55 genome:
- a CDS encoding arsenate reductase/protein-tyrosine-phosphatase family protein — protein sequence MTAEQTDSVVERAATHAALGDASRLRVVDLLTLGDLSPTEIGTTLELPSNLIAHHLNVLESAGVITRGQSEADGRRSYVRLAEGALRDLVPGRVARASRVVFICTANSARSQLAAALWATHSSIPAVSGGTHPAEHIDPGALAAARRHDLALPPGAPRSLSAVISDADFVVTVCDRAHEELRTRDEGEAGGRLHWSIPDPVRVGSEDAFDSAFAELERRITHLASALSPR from the coding sequence ATGACTGCTGAGCAAACAGATTCCGTCGTCGAACGCGCTGCCACACACGCGGCGCTGGGAGACGCTTCGCGCCTGCGGGTCGTCGATCTGCTGACACTCGGCGATCTGTCCCCGACGGAGATCGGGACGACGCTCGAACTCCCGTCGAATCTCATCGCCCATCACCTCAACGTGCTCGAGTCCGCGGGGGTCATCACCCGAGGGCAATCCGAGGCCGACGGACGGCGAAGCTACGTGCGCCTCGCCGAGGGCGCGCTGCGCGACCTCGTTCCCGGGCGGGTGGCACGAGCGAGCCGTGTCGTGTTCATCTGCACCGCGAACTCCGCACGGTCGCAGCTCGCGGCAGCGCTGTGGGCGACGCACAGCAGCATCCCGGCGGTGTCCGGAGGCACGCACCCCGCGGAGCACATAGACCCGGGCGCACTCGCTGCGGCCCGCCGTCACGACCTCGCCCTGCCGCCGGGCGCTCCTCGGTCACTGAGTGCTGTCATCAGCGACGCCGACTTCGTGGTGACGGTGTGCGACAGAGCTCACGAAGAGCTCCGCACGCGCGACGAGGGAGAGGCCGGAGGCCGCCTGCACTGGTCGATCCCCGACCCCGTACGTGTCGGCAGCGAGGACGCATTCGACAGCGCCTTCGCCGAACTCGAGCGCCGCATCACGCACCTGGCGTCCGCGCTCAGCCCACGCTGA
- a CDS encoding MIP/aquaporin family protein encodes MISTAPSAARPRPLLARRVLAEFLGTGLLVTVVVGSGIAAERLSPGDVGLQLLQTSFATALGLGVLILMFGPISGAHLNPVVTIADWVRGRATRDGLPLREVAPYVLAQMCGGIAGTALASVMFDAPMAFSTNARATGGTFVAEVVATAALVLLIFSLACTGRGAATAAAVGAYIGAAYWFTSSTSFANPAVTVARMFTDTFSGIAPASVVPFVFAQLVGGAIGFALFCALYPPSARAVGAPVAPRISPS; translated from the coding sequence ATGATCTCTACCGCGCCCTCAGCTGCTCGCCCTCGACCGCTCCTTGCGCGCCGTGTGCTGGCGGAGTTTCTGGGTACCGGGCTGTTGGTGACCGTCGTCGTCGGCTCGGGCATCGCGGCAGAGCGGCTGTCACCGGGAGATGTCGGGCTCCAGCTCCTGCAGACCAGTTTCGCCACCGCGCTCGGGCTCGGCGTCCTGATCCTCATGTTCGGCCCGATCTCCGGTGCGCATCTGAATCCCGTCGTCACGATCGCCGACTGGGTGCGTGGTCGGGCGACGCGCGACGGCCTCCCGCTTCGTGAGGTCGCGCCGTACGTGCTCGCGCAGATGTGCGGCGGAATCGCCGGTACGGCTCTCGCCAGCGTGATGTTCGACGCGCCGATGGCGTTCTCGACGAACGCGCGGGCGACGGGCGGGACTTTCGTCGCCGAGGTCGTCGCGACGGCCGCGCTCGTGCTGCTGATCTTCTCTCTCGCCTGCACGGGGCGCGGGGCGGCGACGGCTGCCGCGGTCGGTGCCTACATCGGCGCGGCGTACTGGTTCACGAGTTCGACCTCTTTCGCGAATCCGGCCGTCACCGTCGCGCGGATGTTCACCGACACCTTCAGCGGCATCGCCCCGGCATCCGTCGTTCCCTTCGTCTTCGCACAGCTCGTTGGCGGCGCCATCGGCTTCGCCCTCTTCTGCGCGCTCTATCCGCCGTCCGCACGCGCGGTGGGCGCCCCTGTCGCCCCTCGCATCTCTCCGTCCTGA
- a CDS encoding MerR family transcriptional regulator, giving the protein MKIGQVAELTGIPTRMLRYYEQQGLLASERSLNGYRTYTETDVERATRVRALIQSGLSTRMAKIVLDLEDQNERAVPPECSVPLAQELAAELDALDSRLSCLTRSRDALARYLQRAAPDGVATS; this is encoded by the coding sequence ATGAAAATCGGTCAGGTCGCAGAGCTCACCGGTATCCCGACGCGGATGCTGCGTTACTACGAACAGCAGGGGCTGCTCGCCTCCGAGCGCAGCCTCAACGGCTACCGCACCTACACCGAGACGGACGTGGAGCGGGCGACGCGCGTGCGCGCGCTCATCCAGTCGGGCCTGTCGACGCGGATGGCGAAGATCGTGCTCGACCTCGAGGATCAGAACGAGCGTGCCGTTCCGCCCGAATGCTCGGTGCCGCTGGCGCAAGAGCTCGCCGCCGAACTCGACGCACTCGACAGCCGGCTCAGCTGCCTCACGCGCAGCCGCGACGCTCTCGCGCGCTACCTGCAGCGCGCAGCGCCCGACGGCGTCGCTACCTCGTGA
- a CDS encoding inositol monophosphatase family protein — MTTPLELQSLAIDIAREAGALAARRRREGVRIAATKSALADIVTDADREVENLIRARLATERPGDGFLGEESDASASGSGITWVVDPIDGTVNYAYGIPAYAVSIAAVSGPATPAEWSALAGAVFNPAVDELFTAARGEGAELRSAIEGDRRLQVAEPSAAGALIATGFGYDPATHAGDLARLQTVMPLARDIRRIGAASLDLTGVAAGRIDAYYERGLHPWDHAAGALIVEESGGRVGGYAGERPSRTMTIAAAPEFFERLTDVVSA, encoded by the coding sequence ATGACGACTCCGCTCGAGCTCCAGTCCCTGGCCATCGACATCGCCCGCGAAGCCGGCGCGCTCGCCGCTCGCCGTCGTCGTGAGGGTGTGAGGATCGCCGCGACGAAGTCGGCGCTGGCTGACATCGTGACGGATGCGGACCGCGAGGTCGAGAACCTGATCCGCGCGCGCCTGGCCACCGAGCGCCCCGGCGACGGGTTCCTCGGCGAGGAGTCCGATGCGAGTGCGTCCGGGAGCGGCATCACGTGGGTCGTCGACCCGATCGACGGCACCGTGAACTACGCCTACGGCATTCCCGCGTATGCGGTGAGCATCGCGGCCGTCAGCGGCCCGGCGACGCCCGCGGAGTGGTCGGCGCTCGCCGGTGCCGTCTTCAACCCCGCCGTCGATGAGCTGTTCACGGCCGCGCGCGGCGAGGGCGCCGAGCTCCGTTCGGCCATCGAAGGTGACCGTCGTCTGCAGGTCGCCGAGCCGTCTGCGGCCGGCGCGCTGATCGCCACGGGCTTCGGATACGACCCGGCAACGCACGCCGGAGACCTCGCTCGCCTGCAGACCGTCATGCCGCTCGCCCGCGACATCCGGCGGATCGGGGCGGCATCCCTCGACCTCACCGGCGTCGCCGCCGGGCGCATCGACGCGTACTACGAGCGCGGGCTGCACCCGTGGGATCATGCCGCGGGCGCGCTCATCGTCGAAGAATCAGGCGGTCGCGTCGGTGGGTACGCGGGGGAGCGGCCGAGCCGCACGATGACCATCGCGGCAGCACCGGAGTTCTTCGAACGGCTCACCGACGTCGTCTCGGCGTGA
- a CDS encoding MFS transporter has protein sequence MTSSTASVPTVSTTPRMPLRALLVLSAAVLVTVTAESLPAGLLPEMADDLRVSPEQIGSLISVWALTVIVTSLPLARLLAARDRRLVLGIALAVFAVANLATSFAPDYGLVIATRVVAAVAHGVFWSVVVVYATSLLSPTYLGRGLAIVTAGGTLATALTLPAATLLAQAVGWRPAFVLLSLVAAVLAVVIIRSLPARATSAETVRQANRGGFWRDPSTPAILVFSLAAVLIAMAQFASFTYVRPYLSIAASIEPEWAAGLLLIYGAAGLLGVVLAGYLADRFPRSSLSIVLVVFTAAFVLLTVAAGSLPAVIVGFIVWGLMFGAVFPLLNAILMRTSTERTRPLASAGVVVFFNIGIATGPWLGAVSGGATSPAHTTAVSASAMLVAAVLGTVGVLLARRLSRR, from the coding sequence ATGACTTCTTCCACGGCCTCGGTGCCGACCGTGTCGACGACACCGCGGATGCCGCTGCGCGCGCTGCTGGTGCTGTCGGCCGCGGTGCTCGTGACGGTGACCGCGGAATCGCTGCCCGCCGGGCTTCTGCCGGAGATGGCCGACGACCTTCGCGTGAGCCCCGAACAGATCGGCTCGCTCATCTCGGTGTGGGCGCTGACGGTGATCGTCACGAGTCTGCCGCTGGCGCGCCTTCTCGCCGCTCGTGACCGTCGACTCGTGCTCGGGATCGCGCTCGCCGTCTTCGCGGTCGCAAACCTCGCCACCTCGTTCGCCCCCGACTACGGCCTCGTGATCGCGACCCGCGTCGTCGCGGCGGTCGCGCACGGGGTCTTCTGGTCGGTCGTCGTCGTCTACGCGACCTCGCTGCTCTCTCCCACCTATCTCGGGCGCGGCCTCGCCATCGTCACGGCGGGCGGCACGCTCGCCACGGCCCTCACCCTTCCGGCGGCGACACTGCTGGCGCAGGCGGTCGGGTGGCGGCCCGCGTTCGTGCTGCTCTCGCTCGTCGCCGCGGTGCTGGCGGTCGTCATCATCCGTTCGCTTCCGGCGCGCGCGACGTCGGCCGAGACCGTGCGACAGGCGAATCGCGGCGGGTTCTGGCGTGATCCGTCGACCCCCGCGATTCTCGTCTTCAGCCTCGCCGCCGTGCTCATCGCGATGGCCCAGTTCGCGTCGTTCACCTACGTGCGGCCCTACCTGTCGATCGCCGCGTCGATCGAGCCGGAGTGGGCGGCCGGACTGCTCCTCATCTACGGTGCCGCCGGACTGCTCGGCGTCGTGCTCGCCGGCTATCTCGCCGACCGGTTCCCGCGGAGCTCGCTCAGCATCGTCCTGGTGGTGTTCACCGCGGCGTTCGTGTTGCTCACGGTTGCGGCCGGCTCCCTGCCCGCGGTGATCGTCGGGTTCATCGTGTGGGGTCTCATGTTCGGCGCGGTCTTCCCGCTTCTTAATGCGATCCTGATGCGCACGTCGACCGAGCGCACCCGGCCGCTCGCGAGCGCCGGCGTGGTCGTCTTCTTCAATATCGGCATCGCCACCGGGCCCTGGCTCGGCGCCGTGAGCGGCGGTGCGACGAGTCCCGCGCACACGACCGCGGTGTCGGCATCCGCCATGCTCGTCGCCGCGGTGCTGGGCACGGTCGGCGTTCTGCTCGCCCGTCGCCTCTCGCGGCGCTGA
- a CDS encoding CPBP family intramembrane glutamic endopeptidase translates to MAREHTSTWAGFWARGTWWKAVLLIVVYLALYQLAALGVVTVAGDQIDRTNIFATPASVFFGLGASLIVGAIILIIFAASVGWLRPLFSRQPVRGRWWMWIFVVLAIIPIGLRFVGIDYASYAGGVVVTSLLVGLVIGFVEEFLYRGIVVKILRDAGHRELSVAALSSLFFALSHTVNLLSGQPLLTVALTVVFTFGFGMMMYLVMRATGNIVWAMLIHGLTDPTTFLSTGGIDVSTGAAHSPALDLAAPFNIVFVVAALIVLFFIRGKAESASESRIR, encoded by the coding sequence ATGGCGCGGGAACACACGTCGACGTGGGCGGGATTCTGGGCCAGGGGCACCTGGTGGAAGGCCGTCCTTCTGATCGTCGTCTACCTCGCGCTTTACCAGCTCGCCGCCCTCGGCGTGGTGACGGTGGCGGGCGATCAGATCGACCGGACCAACATCTTCGCGACGCCGGCCAGCGTGTTCTTCGGTCTCGGTGCCAGCCTGATCGTCGGGGCCATCATCCTCATCATCTTCGCTGCGTCGGTCGGCTGGTTGCGACCGCTGTTCTCGCGGCAGCCGGTGCGCGGTCGGTGGTGGATGTGGATCTTCGTCGTGTTGGCGATCATCCCGATCGGGTTGAGGTTCGTGGGGATCGACTACGCGTCCTACGCGGGCGGTGTGGTCGTCACGTCTCTTCTCGTCGGCCTGGTCATCGGGTTCGTCGAGGAGTTCCTCTACCGCGGCATCGTCGTCAAGATCCTGCGGGATGCCGGCCACCGTGAACTCTCGGTCGCCGCGCTGTCGTCGCTGTTCTTCGCGCTGTCGCACACCGTCAACCTGCTCAGCGGACAGCCGCTGCTCACCGTCGCCCTCACGGTCGTCTTCACGTTCGGCTTCGGCATGATGATGTACCTCGTCATGCGGGCGACGGGAAACATCGTGTGGGCGATGCTGATCCACGGCCTGACCGACCCGACGACGTTCCTGTCGACCGGAGGCATCGATGTGAGCACGGGTGCGGCGCACAGCCCGGCTCTGGATCTGGCCGCACCGTTCAATATCGTCTTCGTCGTCGCCGCGCTGATCGTGCTGTTCTTCATCCGCGGCAAGGCGGAATCCGCCTCCGAGAGCCGCATCCGTTGA
- a CDS encoding MFS transporter, protein MIDAAQPTRGGRAQLLAVTLGALMPGLATTILAVANGDIASDLGVGLSDLQWVTTAYLLGLTGSLVLAGKLGDRFGRRRIFLIGIAGFGLTSLLIGLSSPIALIVGLRVAQGVFGGFLTTNALSLLRANVPEPRLPGAIGLFNSVQGLSIAAGPIVGGAIVQAGGWRWTMFLNVPVAVVCLIVGSVALREVRIRTAARFDIAGTILLIVSLSAIVYALIDAPTTGWSAPSTVTLLTVASGAAIAFVIVEARAADPLVPLSLFRDRSFSAGSILSVLAFFALNGGLFVVSLFWLQIQHVAPTTVGLWLLPLGGGMLFGAILSGRVITRIGDRWALFGGSLLVAGGLVSTSFAQIEGGYAQVGIGLALIGFGLGLLVTATVNATVGNAPVALAGAAAGVQQTAGRLGATLGVAVLGGVMAAATSSAFSGLLRNSELPTDLVASLDQFGGSAVAGGVVPVPEGADAELASVISDFTHAAFLTGMQTTMLIAAAIAAAGAVVALIVRSRAAHQEDADLVEAEPPYVTE, encoded by the coding sequence ATGATCGATGCTGCGCAACCAACGCGGGGTGGCCGCGCTCAGCTCCTTGCCGTCACCCTGGGTGCGCTGATGCCCGGCTTGGCAACGACGATCCTTGCTGTGGCGAACGGTGATATCGCCTCGGACCTCGGCGTCGGGTTGTCAGATCTGCAGTGGGTGACCACGGCCTACCTCCTCGGGCTCACGGGATCTCTCGTCCTGGCGGGAAAGCTCGGTGACCGGTTCGGTCGGCGCCGGATATTCCTCATCGGAATCGCAGGATTCGGGCTCACGTCACTGCTCATCGGACTGTCTTCGCCGATTGCCCTTATCGTCGGGCTGCGCGTCGCGCAGGGCGTGTTCGGCGGATTCTTGACGACCAACGCGCTGTCCCTGCTCCGGGCGAACGTTCCCGAGCCGCGCCTGCCAGGAGCCATCGGCCTGTTCAACTCGGTTCAGGGGCTCTCCATCGCCGCCGGACCAATCGTCGGCGGCGCCATCGTGCAGGCTGGCGGATGGCGGTGGACGATGTTCCTCAACGTGCCTGTTGCCGTCGTCTGTCTCATCGTCGGGTCAGTGGCGCTGAGAGAAGTACGTATCCGCACGGCCGCTCGTTTCGACATTGCCGGGACGATCCTCCTCATCGTGTCCCTCAGCGCCATTGTGTACGCGCTCATCGATGCACCGACCACCGGGTGGAGCGCGCCGTCGACGGTCACGCTTCTCACCGTGGCATCGGGTGCAGCGATCGCATTCGTCATCGTGGAGGCCCGCGCCGCAGACCCTCTCGTGCCCCTGTCGCTGTTCCGCGACCGCTCGTTCTCCGCGGGTTCGATCTTGAGTGTGCTCGCATTCTTCGCACTTAACGGCGGGCTGTTTGTCGTCTCGCTGTTCTGGCTGCAGATTCAGCACGTCGCCCCAACGACCGTCGGACTGTGGCTGCTCCCGCTCGGCGGTGGCATGCTCTTCGGGGCGATCCTCTCCGGCCGGGTAATTACCCGCATCGGTGACCGTTGGGCGCTCTTCGGCGGCTCCCTTCTTGTTGCTGGTGGCCTTGTGTCCACGTCGTTCGCCCAGATCGAGGGTGGATATGCCCAGGTGGGTATCGGCCTGGCACTGATCGGCTTCGGGCTGGGGCTCCTGGTGACCGCGACCGTCAACGCAACAGTGGGCAACGCTCCCGTCGCGCTGGCCGGTGCTGCGGCTGGTGTTCAGCAGACCGCGGGACGTCTCGGCGCAACGCTCGGCGTCGCGGTCCTTGGCGGCGTCATGGCCGCCGCCACAAGCAGCGCGTTCTCTGGACTGTTGCGCAATTCGGAGCTCCCCACCGATCTCGTCGCATCACTCGACCAGTTCGGCGGCTCGGCTGTGGCCGGCGGAGTGGTGCCTGTTCCCGAAGGAGCTGATGCAGAACTGGCGTCCGTCATCAGCGACTTCACTCACGCGGCATTCCTCACCGGGATGCAGACCACCATGCTCATCGCCGCGGCCATCGCTGCCGCAGGAGCAGTCGTCGCCCTCATCGTCCGAAGCCGTGCGGCACATCAGGAAGACGCTGACCTTGTCGAGGCCGAACCCCCCTACGTCACAGAGTAA
- a CDS encoding M23 family metallopeptidase has translation MTTENHQADAAPTRRSSRQQAAPAIVSETPDATNARRTRTAASRPATFWAQPRSAGASPADAPQPPAADFAVSASAVADDVRPTVSGAPTRKQLRERALRAAAAAAIADENPAVLAADAEAVPVEVARDAIDDAPAAESAPPMVAVAAPADLTAASPSAEILVPEVTAAEAEEAAFTEAVLVDDAEAHAIVDEFEAAARLFAFTGETPIQVAAAAIADEPAIEPAETAAPRRRRFSGASFKRATAASASVGVMGIVGLLAVGLTTPAEAVAAAGNDVAASSMSIASGTASSISDDEIQAYVAPADAQTTALDRSDQYSTASTAQLNAEIAAASGISHFSDYFTNDPKSAIQWPFPVGVSISYGFGMRSGTMHEGMDFTPGAGAQIQAVADGTVRIATESGGGYGVMVIIDHVIDGQLVSTRYGHMQYGSLRVKTGETVKVGQIIGLVGNTGHSFGAHLHFEVLQNGTTAIDPEPWLREHAGG, from the coding sequence TTGACAACCGAGAACCACCAGGCTGACGCCGCGCCCACCCGGCGCTCCAGCCGGCAGCAGGCAGCGCCTGCGATCGTCTCGGAGACCCCGGATGCGACGAACGCCCGCCGTACGCGCACGGCCGCATCCCGTCCCGCGACGTTCTGGGCGCAGCCCCGCTCCGCCGGGGCCTCGCCGGCCGACGCGCCGCAGCCGCCCGCGGCCGACTTCGCCGTTTCCGCTTCCGCCGTCGCAGACGACGTGCGTCCGACCGTCTCCGGTGCCCCGACCCGGAAGCAGCTGCGCGAGCGCGCCCTGCGGGCCGCGGCGGCAGCGGCGATCGCGGACGAGAACCCCGCGGTGCTCGCCGCCGATGCAGAAGCTGTGCCCGTCGAGGTGGCGCGGGACGCGATCGATGACGCGCCGGCCGCCGAGAGCGCGCCGCCGATGGTCGCCGTCGCCGCCCCTGCCGACCTGACCGCTGCGTCGCCGTCCGCCGAGATTCTCGTTCCCGAGGTCACTGCCGCAGAAGCCGAGGAGGCCGCGTTCACCGAGGCCGTTCTGGTGGACGACGCCGAGGCGCACGCGATCGTCGACGAGTTCGAGGCCGCCGCGCGGCTCTTCGCCTTCACGGGGGAGACCCCGATCCAGGTTGCCGCGGCCGCAATCGCTGACGAGCCCGCTATCGAGCCGGCCGAGACCGCCGCTCCCCGTCGCCGCCGGTTCAGTGGCGCGTCGTTCAAGCGCGCCACCGCTGCATCCGCATCCGTCGGCGTCATGGGCATCGTCGGTCTTCTCGCCGTCGGGCTCACGACCCCCGCCGAGGCCGTCGCCGCGGCGGGCAATGATGTGGCCGCGTCGTCGATGTCGATCGCCTCGGGCACCGCGTCGTCGATCTCGGATGATGAGATCCAGGCGTACGTGGCACCGGCAGACGCACAGACGACCGCGCTCGACCGCAGCGACCAGTATTCGACGGCGTCGACCGCTCAGCTGAACGCGGAGATCGCTGCCGCATCCGGCATCAGCCACTTCTCGGACTACTTCACCAACGACCCGAAGTCGGCCATCCAGTGGCCGTTCCCGGTGGGTGTGTCGATCAGCTACGGCTTCGGAATGCGTAGCGGCACGATGCACGAGGGCATGGACTTCACGCCCGGCGCGGGGGCACAGATCCAGGCCGTCGCTGACGGAACCGTGCGCATCGCCACCGAGAGCGGCGGCGGGTACGGCGTGATGGTGATCATCGACCACGTGATCGATGGTCAGCTGGTCTCCACCCGTTACGGGCACATGCAGTACGGCTCGCTCCGCGTGAAGACCGGCGAGACCGTCAAGGTGGGGCAGATCATCGGCCTCGTCGGCAACACGGGCCACTCGTTCGGGGCGCACCTGCACTTCGAGGTGCTGCAGAACGGCACGACCGCGATCGACCCCGAGCCCTGGCTGCGCGAGCACGCCGGCGGCTGA
- a CDS encoding SDR family NAD(P)-dependent oxidoreductase produces the protein MTDTRTIALTGATSGLGRLAAVDLARRGFRLALTARSDQKGAETRLEIQEAVPGAQVDIFLGDLSRIYDVRRIGESIGERYGRLDALINNAGLHAFAPRFTSDGYPEMVAVNYLAPFVLTDTLLPALRAAPSARIVNVASEASRKHGTLRLPGDLTDATEFSARGSSPIYGKTKLMNIMFTMELARRLADSKITVNCLDPGFNVTGLGRELRFAGALERALKTLRIGDPARGADLIVALATAPEYAQKTAAYVTLRGRKEITPATPGNDRSMQRKLWDDTVTLLASRRGH, from the coding sequence ATGACTGACACACGAACAATCGCCCTCACCGGAGCCACGAGCGGCCTAGGAAGGCTTGCCGCCGTAGATCTTGCTCGACGCGGATTCCGGTTGGCGCTGACGGCCCGCAGCGACCAGAAGGGCGCCGAGACACGTCTGGAGATCCAGGAGGCTGTGCCCGGAGCCCAGGTCGACATCTTCCTGGGAGACCTTTCTCGAATCTACGACGTACGCCGGATCGGGGAATCGATCGGCGAGCGGTATGGCCGTCTCGATGCGCTGATCAACAACGCCGGTCTCCATGCATTCGCGCCGAGGTTCACCTCAGACGGATACCCGGAGATGGTGGCCGTGAACTATCTCGCACCGTTCGTGCTTACGGACACGTTGCTTCCCGCCCTGCGGGCTGCACCCTCCGCGCGCATCGTGAACGTCGCATCCGAAGCATCCCGCAAGCACGGCACGCTTCGCCTCCCGGGCGACCTCACCGACGCCACGGAGTTCAGCGCCCGCGGATCCTCGCCGATCTACGGGAAAACGAAGCTCATGAACATCATGTTCACGATGGAACTCGCGCGACGGCTCGCGGACAGCAAAATCACAGTCAACTGCCTCGACCCCGGATTCAACGTGACCGGGCTTGGACGAGAGCTGCGCTTCGCCGGCGCTCTCGAACGTGCCCTAAAGACGCTCCGCATCGGCGACCCCGCGCGCGGCGCCGATCTTATCGTCGCGCTCGCGACCGCGCCCGAGTACGCCCAGAAGACGGCCGCGTATGTCACCCTGCGCGGCCGCAAAGAGATCACACCCGCGACGCCGGGCAACGATCGGTCGATGCAACGCAAGCTGTGGGACGACACGGTCACCCTGCTCGCATCCCGGCGCGGGCATTAG
- a CDS encoding FAD-dependent oxidoreductase gives MHLVAIGGSDAGISAALRARELDPSVDVTVVVADAYPNFSICGIPYYFSRDVQPWQSLAHRTHADLEATGMRLRLDTLATGIDVVGQALTVRGAAGTESTIAYDALMVGTGAGPSTAGIAGLDELGADDGVHLLHSMGDTFALERSLEERQPETAIIVGAGYVGLEMAEALTVRGIRVTQVQRGPEVLSTLDPELGLLVRDELTRHGVEVITGTRIDRVGREAGRLTVAGDRDGAPFARSADLVLVVVGVRPNTRLLTAAGATTGAGGAVVVDAQMRTGLPHVWAAGDGVVTHHRLLGTTYLPLGTTAHKQGRVAGENAIGGDARFVGSLGTQVVKVFDVVAARTGLRDHDAADAGFAPRSHTAIADDHKRYYPGATRISIRITGNADDGRLLGAQLVGARGAEISKRVDTYATALHHGMTVAGMSDLDLSYTPPLGSPWDAVQVATQAWERGAR, from the coding sequence ATGCATCTCGTCGCCATCGGCGGAAGTGACGCCGGTATCTCCGCCGCTCTCCGCGCCCGAGAACTCGACCCGTCGGTCGATGTGACCGTGGTCGTCGCGGACGCGTATCCGAACTTCTCCATCTGCGGCATCCCGTACTACTTCTCGCGGGACGTGCAGCCGTGGCAATCGCTCGCGCATCGCACGCACGCCGACCTCGAAGCGACGGGGATGCGGCTGCGACTCGACACCCTCGCCACCGGCATCGATGTCGTCGGGCAGGCGTTGACGGTGCGCGGTGCGGCCGGGACCGAGTCGACGATCGCCTACGACGCGCTCATGGTCGGCACCGGAGCCGGGCCGTCGACGGCCGGGATCGCGGGCCTCGACGAGCTCGGCGCCGACGACGGCGTGCACCTGCTGCACTCGATGGGCGACACGTTCGCACTGGAGCGCTCGCTCGAGGAACGACAGCCGGAGACCGCGATCATCGTCGGCGCCGGCTACGTGGGCCTCGAAATGGCAGAGGCCCTGACGGTGCGCGGCATCCGCGTGACCCAGGTGCAGCGCGGACCCGAAGTGCTGTCGACACTCGATCCCGAACTCGGCCTGCTCGTTCGCGACGAACTGACCCGCCACGGTGTCGAGGTGATCACCGGCACGCGAATCGATCGTGTCGGCCGCGAGGCGGGGCGCCTCACCGTTGCTGGCGACCGCGATGGTGCGCCGTTCGCCCGGAGCGCCGATCTCGTTCTCGTCGTCGTCGGTGTGCGCCCGAACACGCGCCTTCTGACGGCCGCCGGGGCGACAACGGGCGCCGGTGGCGCGGTCGTCGTGGACGCGCAGATGCGCACCGGGCTGCCGCACGTGTGGGCGGCCGGCGACGGTGTCGTCACGCATCACCGCCTGCTCGGGACGACCTATCTTCCGCTCGGCACGACGGCGCACAAGCAGGGTCGCGTCGCCGGTGAGAACGCGATCGGGGGCGACGCGCGCTTCGTGGGGAGCCTCGGGACCCAGGTGGTCAAGGTCTTCGACGTCGTGGCAGCCCGCACCGGCCTCCGCGACCACGACGCTGCAGACGCCGGCTTCGCGCCGCGCAGCCACACGGCGATCGCCGACGACCACAAGCGCTACTACCCGGGCGCGACGCGCATCAGCATCCGGATCACCGGCAATGCCGACGATGGTCGTCTGCTCGGGGCGCAGCTCGTCGGCGCCCGCGGGGCGGAGATCTCCAAACGCGTCGACACCTACGCGACCGCGCTCCACCACGGCATGACCGTCGCGGGGATGAGCGATCTCGATCTCTCGTACACGCCACCGCTCGGATCTCCGTGGGATGCGGTGCAGGTCGCGACCCAGGCGTGGGAGCGCGGGGCCCGTTGA
- a CDS encoding MarR family winged helix-turn-helix transcriptional regulator, which translates to MQTTSDPQPQDRHRLELALGEEINALLSATRALSERSAAHFHEGLQPAAFHIARWLHAFGPAKPSVIADAVGMDRSSTSTLISKMRALGLLTSSPDPADRRGVIVTLTATGEARVAETLEERGAEFSGRTRDWSTDELSQLVALLHRLIAGDE; encoded by the coding sequence ATGCAAACCACCTCCGATCCGCAGCCGCAGGACCGTCACCGCTTGGAACTCGCGCTCGGCGAGGAGATCAACGCCCTCCTGAGTGCTACCCGGGCGTTGAGCGAGCGCAGTGCAGCGCATTTTCATGAAGGGCTCCAGCCCGCCGCCTTCCACATCGCTCGTTGGCTGCATGCATTCGGACCGGCGAAGCCCAGCGTCATCGCAGACGCAGTGGGGATGGACCGGAGTTCGACGAGCACCCTGATCAGCAAGATGCGAGCCCTCGGCCTCCTCACGAGCTCCCCAGACCCTGCCGACCGTCGCGGGGTGATTGTCACCCTCACCGCGACCGGCGAGGCTCGGGTAGCGGAGACATTGGAGGAACGCGGCGCGGAGTTCTCCGGGAGGACCCGGGACTGGTCCACAGATGAACTGTCGCAACTGGTGGCACTGCTCCACCGGCTTATCGCCGGTGACGAGTGA